The Acidobacteriota bacterium genomic interval CTGGGTGACCAACCGTCATCTCGTACAACTCGTCGTCGTAGAGGGCCGCGCAGTGCCCGTTGGCCGGGTGGCTACCAGAGTCGTCGACCTTGTCCTTCAGTATCCACCACAGCGCCTTGGCGTCCTTGAGTTTCAGGACCCCCGACTCGGATGAGTTCTTCTTGAGCCAATCCTCCATCCCGGTCACTTTCCTGAGCATGTTGTGGCTGTCATCGAGCGCGGACCAGTTCTCCCTAGCCTTTACGGTCACGCCTTCGGGAAACCTGAAGTACCTCCCGTTCAGGTAACGCGTGATCCAGCGCGATGGAATTTGGGCCTCCGGCGGCGCGTTCATCGTGTTTTCATCGTAATTGTTGCCGAGCATGATAACGGCAGTTCCGTGTCCCTTGATTGGATCCGGTTTGATGTCGTCCGTAATCTGTAGCCAGAACTCGCCGTTCGGGTGTCGGCGAAGACCGTAGGCCCCGCTCGTAGGATCTTTCCAAAGGTGGATCATCGATCCCTGGCCGTTCTTCCAGCTCAGGTACACGAGGCCGTGGGTGCTCCTGGGGGCGGCGGCGATCTTAGCACCCATTCCGAAGTTACCGTGCTTGGATTGGGCGTGCATCGACGAGGAAAGTTGGTTGATATACTCAACCATCTCCGGGCCGGTCATGCCAATGCCCGTGTCTATGACTGCGAGCTTGTAGCCTTCTTTCGGCTCGAGCTCGTAGCGTACACGGTCAAAGTCCCAGCGAATTTCGCCGCGACCGCCGTCAACGGCTTGTACGCCTTGGATCGCATTTTCCGTCAGCTCGCGGATAAACTGCAGCGGCGCGCAGTCTTGCGCAAGCCGCTCCAACATGAACGTCATGTTGGCGACCTTCATCTCCAGGGTTTCGCCGACTATTTTGGGGGGCTTCAGGGCAGGGTTGGTCATGATGTCTCCTCTTTCGCGGAAGGTTAAGCGGCCGCGAATAGAAAAAGTGTCCCAAGCCAAGGCGGTTATGGAAGAATGCTAAGGCAGTCGGCCAATCCCGCCGAAGTCCGGGGACTCTTTTGAGGGTAGCCAAAATGAGTGGTGCAGTCAAGCGGCACGACCCGCTGAGCGCTGAGAATCGCTCGAAGCGGATGGCGAGAGTTCGGTCAGGCGGTAACCGCTCGACCGAAGTGCTTGTCCGGATGTGCCTGGTGAGGCTCCGATTCCGGGGCTGGCGTGTTCGTCCGCTCGGAGTCATAGGCCGACCCGACTTCTACTTCCCGGCGGCGCGGGTCGCACTGTTTGTTGACGGCTGCTTCTGGCACGGGTGCGGAAGGTGTCAGCGGAGGCTCCCATATGCGCGCCAAGCCTTCTGGCGCAAAAAGATCGAGTCTAATGTCCGGCGAGACCGCTGGGTGGCTCGGCGTTTACGGGCCGAGGGAGTCTCAGTGCTTCGAATTTGGGAGCACGGGCTTCGCAAGGGCGCATTTTGGGCTAGCCGGTTGCGCCGGGCCCTTCAACGCGGCGACAAGCGGTACCGCGACCGCCTCGGCAAGGCTCACTGGGACGGCGTTCCCAACTTGGCGCATGCAGGAGCACCAAGAGCCGCTGAATACCCAGTCGTCGGGAAACGACTGGAGGCGCGCACACTCGCGCACTGAGAGGTAACGCACGCGTCCGCCGCGCATGCTCAGGGTATTTTCTCCACCGGGCACGCCGTGGCGCCCGGCCTTGATCGTTTTTGCGACCCAATCCAACTGACTACCCTCGTGCCCCGCGTACGAGCGTGCGCCGGGATTGAGGCAATGATTCGCAATCCCACGCGACGCACGGCCTCGGCTCAATCGCGGCAAGTCGCCGATCGCGTCGCGTACCGTTCGCCAGGCCGCGCCCAGGGGCGGAGAATCGTGCGGAAGACAGTCGGTCCCCAGCCGTGGTGAGCGCGAAAGCCGCCCCGGCCTTGCCACGCCATGGCGATCCCAGTATTCGCTAGTTTCCCATTGCTCGAAAATGAGCTTCTCGCGCGTGTGCGTCGGCTCGGGGAAGGCGAAGGTCTCCGCAATGTCGGCGCGAAGCCCGACGACAAAAACCCTCTCGCGGCGCTGAGCCACCCCGTAGTCGGCCGCGTTCAGAGTCCGCCAGGTTACGTTATACCGAGGTTCGGAGGCAGATCTTCGGGCCTGTAAACGAAGAAGCCTCGCTCTGTGCTCTCGCCATCGTTCCCCCCGTCTTCGTTCGGCACCTGGAAACTGGAGTTGGAGGGTAACGTAGGTGAAGTAATCGTTGAATGGGGGGTCCAGGAGCCCCCTAACATTTTCAATCAGGAAACCGCGCGGGTGGCATTCGCGGACAGCCCGCACGAGGTGGGGCAGCATTTCGCGTTTGTCCGTCCAGCCACGGCGGCTTCCGCCGCGGGAGAATGGCTGACATGGCGGTCCGCCGATGACAACGTCAACCCCCGAGTGTTGTGAGAAGTCGTACCCCGAAATGTCCTCGCAACAAATGCTCCAGCTCGACTGGACGGAGACAAGTGCCTTCAAGTTTTCGCGGAGAGTTTCGCAGGCCCGCGGATCGTTGTCGATGAGAACCTGCTTAGATATGCCGGCCCGCGCGGCACCGAGAGCCAGGCCACCGGCCCCAACACAGAGTTCAACGGCCGTAATGCCCGGCTCGCGCGAGCGGTCCTGAGATGTCGTGGTCGGAGCTTTCATTGGACGTCAGCGATCCTCCTCAAGGTTACTTCCTGCGGGCCGCAGTGGCGAGCCGATTTTAGCAATTTTACCGCGCAGAGGGAGTCAGGTGGCAGCGGTGGCTGGCTCCCCACCGGCAAGCTTGAGGCGGACGGTTTGAATGCCGTCGACGGCAGCGCGCACCAGCTCGTCGGTGGGCAGGTCACGCTCGGCGGCCGCGAGCTCGTCCGGCGAACTGGACAACGCGGGGCTGCGGGGCATGAAGGCGCTGCAGCAGTCTTCTGTTTGCTCACTGGAGATGGCGAAGGTGCCGATGGCGCGCGCTTCCGCCTGAATGGCGTGCTTGTCGTCACCGATCAGGGGGCGATAAATCGGCAAGCGGACCGCGGCGCTGACCGCCTCAAGATTCAGCACCGTCTGGCTGGCGACCTGACCGAGCGAGTCGCCGGTGATCAACCCGTGGGCATGGGCGGTCGTGGCCACGGCGGCGGCGATGCGCAGCATCATGCGGCGGTAGAGCAGCACGCGGAAGCGGCTGGGCGCCGCCGCGACAATGGCCTGCTGCACCGGCACGAAGGGACACAGATACAACCGCGTGTGGAGCTGGTAACGGGTGAGCTGGCGCGCCAGCGCTTCGACGGCAGGCACACTCGAGCCCTGGCCGGCGGGTGGCGTCGCGTAAAAATGCAGCAGGCCGGCGCGGGCGCCGCGCCGGATCATGCGATAGGCGGCGACCGGGGAATCAAAGCCGCTCGACAGCAGCGCCACCATGCGTCCGGCGGTTCCGGCGGGCATGCCACCGGGGCCGGTCTCGGCGCCCCGGCTTACGAGCGCGCCCTTGCGGCTCAGTAGAATCGTGCATTTCCGCGCGGGCTGCTCCAGATCGACGGGCAGGCCCAGCCGCTCTTCAATATAGCGACCCACGGCGACGGCGACGTCATAGGACCGCAGCGCCAGCGCTTTATCCGGCCGCTGGACGTCAAGCGCGAACGTCGGCCCCCGCTGCGCCGCAATGGCCGCCAGCGCCACCGGCGCAATCGCGCCAGCCTCCGGCTCGGTGCGCTCCCCTGCGGTAATGGTCTGCACGCCCAGCGCCCGTTGCAGCCGCGCGCGCACTGCGGCAGCGTGCTCGATCGGACAGCTCACCAGCAATCCCAGGCCACGCATGCCGATAGTGCAGCCGCAGCCTTCGAGCATGAGTTCAAGATTGGCGCGCAGGCGCGAGGTGAAAAACCCCCGGTTCGCCCCTTTCAGGTTGAACTCGTGCCCATGCAGCAGGAACTCCATAAACTGACAACTGAGAACTGACGACTGAGAGCTAATCCTCAACCATGAGACCGTCGCGCATGTGCAGCACGCGGTTACCAATGGAGGCTGCAGCGGCATTGTGCGTAATCATCAGAATCGTCTGCCCCAGCGTCCGGTTCAGCTCCAGCAGCACGCCCAGCACGGCTTCCGAGTTGACCGAGTCGAGATTACCGGTGGGCTCATCGGCCAGCAGGATACGGGGCTGGTTGATGAGCGCGCGGGCGATCGCTACCCGCTGCTGCTCGCCGCCGGAAAGCTGCGTCGGACGGTGATGCAGCCGCTCGCCGATGCCCAGCAGTTGCACCAGGTGTTGTTCGTAGCCGTCGGGAATCGCCGGTGCGCCGGCAATTTCGCGTGCAATCGCAATGTTGGCGGCGGCATCTAAGGTAGGGAGCAGATTGAACTTCTGAAAGACGATGCCGATCGAGCGCCGCCGCAGGGCCGTCCGCTGGCCATCGGATAAAGTGCCGTATTCCGTGCCTTCAATGAAGACGCGGCCACGGGTGGGCTGCGTCAGCCCTCCCAGAATATGCAGCAGGGTGCTTTTGCCGCTGCCCGAAGCCCCCACGATGGAGACAAACTCGCCCGCTTCCACCGCCAGCGTCACCCCGCGCAAGGCTGCCACCTGAATCTCTCCGACGGGGTATATTTTTGTAACTTTTTCGGCCCGCACAATCGTAGGCATGAGAATGAGTTTATATAGTACCTGCTTCGCATGGCCTTAGCTGTAACCTACCCCGCTCCGCGCCCGCTTGCTGTCGCCGCCGAACGTGATTTTGCGGTCGACATGATCAAGGGCTTCGCCTGCCTGCTGATGGTCATCGCGCATGTGCCCTTCCCGCACG includes:
- a CDS encoding ATP-binding protein; this translates as MTNPALKPPKIVGETLEMKVANMTFMLERLAQDCAPLQFIRELTENAIQGVQAVDGGRGEIRWDFDRVRYELEPKEGYKLAVIDTGIGMTGPEMVEYINQLSSSMHAQSKHGNFGMGAKIAAAPRSTHGLVYLSWKNGQGSMIHLWKDPTSGAYGLRRHPNGEFWLQITDDIKPDPIKGHGTAVIMLGNNYDENTMNAPPEAQIPSRWITRYLNGRYFRFPEGVTVKARENWSALDDSHNMLRKVTGMEDWLKKNSSESGVLKLKDAKALWWILKDKVDDSGSHPANGHCAALYDDELYEMTVGHPGVIRLQSFGVIFGYNKVVIYVAPTQNESGGLTANTARTQLLVSGQPLPWAEWCAEFRENMPDPISRLIDRVAAGAGSTESAASIRERLKQIRDLFKFSRYRPASSGKFVVEDDFTNAGGMARRDGAGAAGSGAGGSSQRGNGGRAGDIYSLFAGTGTTPAEEVAGLFDPQVKWVSVKDGSRTRDFLEDRAAKYLALSNTIQANADFRVFTDMTARWCRQYGHVPSAEPVIESVVREWFQQQLVEAVLGALALRRSGNWSEQEIEQLWSEEALTSAVLPRYHIDERVKRALGGKLGTLKDREASTA
- a CDS encoding ABC transporter ATP-binding protein; protein product: MPTIVRAEKVTKIYPVGEIQVAALRGVTLAVEAGEFVSIVGASGSGKSTLLHILGGLTQPTRGRVFIEGTEYGTLSDGQRTALRRRSIGIVFQKFNLLPTLDAAANIAIAREIAGAPAIPDGYEQHLVQLLGIGERLHHRPTQLSGGEQQRVAIARALINQPRILLADEPTGNLDSVNSEAVLGVLLELNRTLGQTILMITHNAAAASIGNRVLHMRDGLMVED
- a CDS encoding DNA (cytosine-5-)-methyltransferase, with translation MTAVELCVGAGGLALGAARAGISKQVLIDNDPRACETLRENLKALVSVQSSWSICCEDISGYDFSQHSGVDVVIGGPPCQPFSRGGSRRGWTDKREMLPHLVRAVRECHPRGFLIENVRGLLDPPFNDYFTYVTLQLQFPGAERRRGERWREHRARLLRLQARRSASEPRYNVTWRTLNAADYGVAQRRERVFVVGLRADIAETFAFPEPTHTREKLIFEQWETSEYWDRHGVARPGRLSRSPRLGTDCLPHDSPPLGAAWRTVRDAIGDLPRLSRGRASRGIANHCLNPGARSYAGHEGSQLDWVAKTIKAGRHGVPGGENTLSMRGGRVRYLSVRECARLQSFPDDWVFSGSWCSCMRQVGNAVPVSLAEAVAVPLVAALKGPAQPASPKCALAKPVLPNSKH
- a CDS encoding tRNA 4-thiouridine(8) synthase ThiI, whose product is MPLQPPLVTACCTCATVSWLRISSQSSVLSCQFMEFLLHGHEFNLKGANRGFFTSRLRANLELMLEGCGCTIGMRGLGLLVSCPIEHAAAVRARLQRALGVQTITAGERTEPEAGAIAPVALAAIAAQRGPTFALDVQRPDKALALRSYDVAVAVGRYIEERLGLPVDLEQPARKCTILLSRKGALVSRGAETGPGGMPAGTAGRMVALLSSGFDSPVAAYRMIRRGARAGLLHFYATPPAGQGSSVPAVEALARQLTRYQLHTRLYLCPFVPVQQAIVAAAPSRFRVLLYRRMMLRIAAAVATTAHAHGLITGDSLGQVASQTVLNLEAVSAAVRLPIYRPLIGDDKHAIQAEARAIGTFAISSEQTEDCCSAFMPRSPALSSSPDELAAAERDLPTDELVRAAVDGIQTVRLKLAGGEPATAAT